Proteins from a single region of Antricoccus suffuscus:
- a CDS encoding DUF2530 domain-containing protein, producing the protein MTDDHPLKPAPPPRQVDTARIVRLGVALFALAVVVLLLLPWSRDGADNRVWLWTAVAGVVLGLAGLLVMRWQKAPVADQSRKPAHSKK; encoded by the coding sequence GTGACTGACGACCATCCGCTCAAACCGGCCCCACCGCCGCGTCAGGTAGACACTGCGCGCATCGTCCGCCTGGGCGTTGCGTTGTTCGCGCTGGCCGTGGTGGTCCTGCTGCTGCTTCCGTGGTCGCGAGACGGCGCCGACAACCGGGTGTGGCTGTGGACTGCGGTCGCAGGAGTCGTCCTAGGTTTGGCGGGTCTGCTGGTGATGAGATGGCAGAAGGCCCCGGTCGCCGACCAAAGCAGGAAGCCGGCGCACTCCAAGAAGTGA
- a CDS encoding MarR family winged helix-turn-helix transcriptional regulator: MTRLASTSSAALAHELRIATTRTTRRLRSVTSRKITLTQLSALASIQAAGELTLGELAARERVQPPSMTRVIARLCEEGLVERKTHPSDGRQVLVKLTDHGTTMLGAEAKAREAWLARKLSNLTKEERETLRSASSILVRLIDE; the protein is encoded by the coding sequence GTGACCCGACTCGCCTCCACCTCGTCAGCAGCGCTTGCGCATGAATTGCGCATTGCCACCACGCGTACGACGCGGCGCCTGCGTTCGGTTACCAGCCGGAAGATCACACTCACTCAGTTGTCGGCGCTGGCGAGCATCCAGGCCGCCGGTGAACTGACCCTCGGTGAGCTTGCCGCCCGCGAGCGCGTGCAGCCGCCGTCGATGACAAGAGTCATCGCCCGATTGTGCGAAGAGGGTCTCGTCGAACGCAAGACGCATCCGTCCGACGGTCGTCAGGTGCTGGTGAAGTTGACCGATCACGGCACGACAATGCTTGGGGCCGAGGCAAAAGCGCGTGAGGCATGGCTGGCGCGCAAGCTGTCGAACCTGACGAAAGAGGAGCGGGAGACGCTGCGGAGCGCGAGCTCGATTTTGGTCAGGCTGATCGACGAGTGA
- a CDS encoding NCS2 family permease, whose amino-acid sequence MPRSQDVTTGSTTAAPPSAPRRASALDRYFEVTKRGSTFGREVRGGLTTFFTMAYIIVLNPIILTKTADVMGNKLSFAAIAATTALVAGVMTILMGVVGKFPIALAAGLGINAQVAALAEFQLAWPEIMGLVVLEGLLVTLLVLTGFRTAVFRAIPHQLKVAISVGIGMFLTFIGLKDAGFIQAHSTGAPVLMGQFGELKGWAILVFVFGVLLSAVLVARKVKGGILIGIITTTIIAVIVEAIAKVGAAPLDKAGVAVGPGWQLNVPKVPSSVVSTPDLSVLGHVSLFGAFSHGAIAAIMIIFTLMLADFFDTMGTVVAVGSEGELLDKNGDVPGLERILLVDSVAAAVGGAASVSSNTTYIESTAGVADGARTGIASVVTGLLFLVAMFFTPVVNIVPSEAAAPALIIVGALMIMQVKELQLTDFTVVIPVFLTIALMPFTYSITNGIGAGFVSWVVLHVVTGKRREIHWLMWLITVLFVIYFAIDPVRQVFGLA is encoded by the coding sequence ATGCCGAGATCTCAGGACGTAACGACCGGCTCGACGACGGCGGCACCTCCGTCGGCGCCGCGCCGCGCAAGTGCGTTGGACCGCTACTTCGAGGTCACCAAACGCGGGTCGACGTTTGGTCGTGAAGTGCGTGGCGGCCTGACAACGTTCTTTACGATGGCGTACATCATCGTGCTCAACCCGATCATCCTCACCAAGACCGCCGACGTGATGGGCAATAAGCTCAGCTTCGCGGCGATCGCGGCGACGACGGCCTTGGTCGCCGGTGTCATGACGATTCTGATGGGCGTCGTCGGTAAGTTCCCGATCGCGCTGGCGGCCGGACTCGGCATCAACGCACAAGTCGCCGCGTTGGCCGAATTTCAGCTGGCATGGCCAGAGATCATGGGCCTCGTCGTACTTGAGGGTCTGCTCGTCACCTTGCTGGTGCTGACCGGGTTCAGAACGGCTGTTTTCCGGGCGATCCCACACCAACTCAAGGTCGCGATCAGCGTAGGTATCGGGATGTTCCTGACATTCATCGGGCTGAAGGACGCAGGATTCATCCAGGCGCACTCGACGGGGGCGCCCGTGCTGATGGGTCAGTTCGGTGAGCTTAAAGGCTGGGCAATTCTGGTGTTCGTCTTCGGCGTACTCCTCAGCGCCGTGCTGGTCGCCCGTAAGGTCAAGGGTGGCATCCTCATCGGGATCATCACCACCACGATCATTGCGGTAATCGTGGAGGCAATCGCCAAGGTTGGCGCGGCGCCGCTCGACAAGGCGGGCGTCGCTGTCGGCCCGGGCTGGCAGCTCAATGTGCCGAAGGTGCCGTCCTCGGTAGTCTCGACTCCCGACCTGTCGGTGCTTGGTCACGTGTCCTTGTTCGGCGCGTTCTCGCACGGTGCGATCGCCGCGATCATGATCATCTTCACGCTCATGCTCGCGGACTTCTTCGACACGATGGGCACGGTTGTCGCGGTCGGCTCCGAGGGCGAGCTACTGGACAAGAATGGCGACGTACCGGGACTTGAGCGGATCCTCCTGGTCGACTCGGTCGCCGCTGCAGTCGGCGGCGCGGCAAGCGTTTCGTCCAACACGACGTACATCGAGTCCACGGCCGGCGTCGCGGACGGTGCGCGCACCGGCATTGCCAGCGTCGTAACGGGACTGTTGTTCCTCGTGGCAATGTTTTTCACGCCGGTCGTCAACATTGTTCCCAGTGAGGCGGCGGCACCCGCGTTGATCATCGTTGGCGCCCTGATGATCATGCAGGTCAAGGAACTTCAGCTCACCGACTTCACGGTCGTCATTCCGGTGTTCCTGACCATCGCGCTGATGCCGTTTACGTACTCGATCACCAACGGGATCGGCGCCGGGTTTGTCTCATGGGTCGTGCTGCATGTGGTCACCGGCAAGCGCCGCGAGATTCATTGGCTCATGTGGCTTATTACTGTATTGTTCGTGATCTACTTCGCGATCGACCCGGTCCGCCAGGTTTTCGGTCTCGCGTAG